The proteins below are encoded in one region of Belonocnema kinseyi isolate 2016_QV_RU_SX_M_011 chromosome 5, B_treatae_v1, whole genome shotgun sequence:
- the LOC117173889 gene encoding uncharacterized protein LOC117173889, giving the protein MDELYFDEFDLHDSVDLDYGSNDLLDFNNGLDDEFYLNDGFCVDDVLDYELGFDNGLDDELYLDDGLNDGLDLHNGLDDGSDFGKGMDNELDDGLDFDKELDDGSAMD; this is encoded by the exons atggaTGAATTGTATTTCGATGAATTCGATTTGCATGATTCAGTCGATTTGGATTATGGATCAAACGATTTACTGGATTTTAATAATGGATTGGacgatgaattttatttaaatgatggaTTCTGTGTGGATGATGTATTGGACTATGAATTAGGTTTTGATAACGGATTGGACGATGAATTGTATTTGGATGATGGATTAAATGATGGATTGGATTTGCATAATGGATTGGACGATGGATCGGATTTTGGTAAGGGAATGGATAATGAATTAGACGATGGATTGGATTTTGATAAGGAATTGGACGATGGATCG GCGATGGATTAA